DNA from Candidatus Cloacimonadota bacterium:
TGCTCTGTGGAGCCCATCTGGTCAAGATGATCGGCACGGCAGTTTGTGATTACGCTGATGGTGCTGCGCACAAATTTGCGTTCGGTAATCCATTGAAAAACGGGGTTCACAGCCATACATTCGATTACAATCGCGTCCGGATTTTCGCTTTTGGCATGGCGGAAAATGTATTTTTGTTCGATGATATTTGCCCCTGTCAGGCGGATAATGGAAGCTTCCCTTCCGTCTGGAAGCACTACGCGCGGCATGGTTCCGGTGATTTTTGCCACCGTTTTTTTGTTGCCAGCGCGAAGCCCAGCCGCAATGAGCCGGGTTACGCTCGATTTTCCGCGGGTTCCGTTTACGTGGATGCGGATAGGGATTGCTTTTACGTTGCGTTGATGCCGCCAGTATTCATGGATCCAAAATCCCACCAGCAGCATTGTCGCAACTATCAATACTGTCATCAATTTCCTCGTTGGATTCTTGTGTGTCACACAGGCGTAAACGGTTTCCGCCATCATGGCCACGCCTCACCAGATGCAAGAACCATTCCATGTTGGTCAATTTTGGTCTGGGCTTCATTTCGGAGACAAATCCGGCGAGATTTTCCCTCAGGAAAGGGGGCTATTTCAGCAGGATGATTTTTGACGTGGCTTGGCTGCTGTTCGAACCGTTAAAACGGGTAAAATACAATCCATTGGGGAGTTTGCGTCCATTGTTGTCACAGCCATCCCAGCCAAGTTCGTGTTCACCTTTTGCCAGGTTTTCCAAAGTGAAATCCCAAACTTTTTGACCACGTACATTATATATGGAAAGAGTGGCGCTCGGGGTTGCCGCTTCGTTTTTGATGAAAAAAGTGCAGGAAGTGGAAAAAGGATTCGGCACAGCCGTCAGGGAAAGCCGCGCGGGAGGGTTCAAGAAATCATTGTTGGAGGTGACATCTCCGTTTGCAAAGAGCTTCACATCATCAATATACACGCCATCAGCACTGCTAAAACCGGTGGTGTAAAGGCGGAAGCGAATATAAAGCTGGTCTCCCAGGAAGCTGTTGAGGCTGTAGGATTGTAGTTCCCATCCGGCGGAACCTTCGTAAAAGCCCAAAACAGTCCAGTCCGTGCCATATCTTGATGCTTCCACAATGAGGTTGTCTCCATCCAGAGCCAGCGAGCGTTTCAGCCAAAATTGCAGGTCCGCGTTTTGCACGCCTTGAAGGTTGAAGGGGTAAGCCAGGCGGCAGCTTGTGTTTTGATCAGTTTGATAGTTTCCGTTGGGGCTGTCCGTGAGGCAAAAACTGTCGTTGTAGGAAGTGGAGTTGGTTCTGTTCCAGCTCCCGGTGGTGACCCAGTTGTTAAGATTATATTCGAATCCATCATGGAAGACGGCTTCCTCAGTGAGGCGCAGCGTGATGGTTCCACCCTGGATTTCGCGTTGGAGGCGCAGGTTTTCAAAGCCGGGTTTGCTTGCCTGGAGGCGGTAGGTGCCTGGGTGGAAATCTGGAATATGGATATAACCATCGAAATCAGAGGTGAACACCCAGTTTTCCAAGTCTTCGAAAATGACGGTGGCAAAGGGAAGAGGGTCAAAAAAGTCGTCCTGTGTCAGGATGCTGAGTTCCACGGTTTGAGCGGGAATCAGGGCCACATCCATCAAAGTGGGCTCGTTTTCGGAGATGAGGACGTCGAGGCTTTGCGATTCCCAGCCTGGGAGGATGAAATGGACCCGATGGCTTCCAGCGGGCAGGAGGTAGTGGTAGCGGCCGGTTTGGGCATCTGAAACGATTGGTTTTCTGTAAACAGCCTGGTCATCGATGCCGTCCACCAAGATGGTGGCAGCCAAAGGTTCGCCACTTTCAGCATCGGTAATTGTCCCTGTCAGAATTTTGCGGTCTTTTCTTAGCAGCAGCGCCACGGCAGCATTCACCTGCTGTTGTACGATTTGCGGAATCTGGGAGGCAGGTGGAATGAACTGGGTGCTCATTTCCACGGTGTAGGAAAAAGCGCCGGTTTCACCGTAAATCCAATCGTCTGAACCTCCGCTGGTGGGATATAACTGCCAGGATGGCATGGCATTATAGAATCCGCCACCCTCGGCGGGCATGAACGAGGCCAGTTGGTTTGCCAAAGCCACAATCTCAGTTTGATCGGGAGCGGCAATTCCTTCCACGTAGCCATAGGGGTACAGAACATATTGCCCGTAGGTGTGATAGCTGATGCCGGCCAGAAAGCGTTTTGAAAGCAGCAGCTCTTTAAAAGCTTGCACTTCGGGCTCGGAAAAGGGATTGGGTCCGTGATGAACGGGAGAGTTAAAATCGTCCGTGCCGCTGGCGTAACCCCAGTGCCAGCTATAGTTTCGGTTCAAATCAACCCCATCGACGCCATAGCCGTAATCCTGGTTGTCGAAACTGTGGTTATTGTTGTTGTCACGCAGGTTTTTGCGCCACCAAACATCAGTTTGCTGGAGTACGATTTTATGACCATCGGGATTGAGCAGCGGGACAATCCAGATTTCGGTGCTGTCCAGGATTTCGGTCACAACTGGATCAAAGCCGTAATTTTCAGTGAGATGGATGAGAATGCCCATGCAGGCTTCTGTGGAGATAGGTTCGCGCGCGTGATGTTCGCCCACAAAATAGAAGGCGGGTTTATCCGCTTCCTCATAAACGTTAGCCGTGAGTTTAACCGCCCAGATTTGATGGTTGAAATTGTTGTAGAAGTCAAAACCCTGCGCGCTGTACAAGGCGCCCCAACTGCTGCCAATATCCAGAACCTGCACCAAATTGGGGTATAGCGCCTGGATTTGCATCAGCTCGGAAGTCATCTGTGTGTAGCTGCGATAGCCGGGGATATCCCTGTCTGGCTGAAGGTTTTGTTTCAGCTGTTCCTCTGTTTGGGTGATGTGGAGCTGAGGATAGTCTTTTAAAAGTTCTTGGAATTCAGCGCTGTCGAGAACCAAATCCAAGTATTGGCCGGGTTTATAGGATGCGATGTCGGCGTCGCAGGTCAGAAAGCGATTCAAGTCCTGAGGGCTGGGATTGTCGATGCGCGCCACTGCGCGGCTGTTTGCGTTCAGGCAAATCACGCTGAGCAGCAGGATAAAAAAGAGGATTATCTTTCTCATAAACACTCCAATTTTTGGGATAAAAAAAACAGTGGGGAATGCCGGGCGGCATCCCCACTGCTCGGAGGGCATTCTATGTAGGGTCTGTAGGCTAAATTCATAGATATAGGAGCCGGTTTTTTTGTCAAGAGTTTTTTTCGTTATTTTCCATTTTTTTGCTGTTGAAATCATTCCACAGTGCTTTAATTCAGGATTAACACTTTGCTGGTCAAGGCGTTATCTCCATCGCTGACCCGCAGAAAATAAACGCCATTGGGCACTTTTTCTCTTTTACTGTTGATTCTATTCCACACAAAGCGAACCCCGTTTGCTTGTGAGCCCGGACAGTTTTCTTGATAGACTAATTGACCTTTATTGTTGAATATATTCAACAATAATCCCTTTTTCACGTTTCCCCTGTATTCTATTGTTAAATAGTCAGATAGCCCGTTAACAAAGGGGTTGGGAAAAACATGCAAAGTTGAAGTTTGGACTTCTGGGATAATATCGTCGTATATGCTGACAGGCTCGATGGGAACATTGATCCATTCACCCGGAAAAGGATAGTATGCAATGTTATGAGGCGAGGCATTATCCCAAGCTTCGATCTGATAGTAAAAATACTGGTCGCCGGGTTTGAACTCCAGATCAATTTCCACCCACCAATAATCTGGCGGAGCTTCAGGATTGCTCATCATCGGAATGCTGTGGGTTTCGCCCTCATCGGTGCGATAATGCAGAAACACGGTGCTGATGCCGATATTATCTGTTATCGTGGCTGAAAACCAGTGTTGGCCGCTGGCAATGGAAGTGGGAGGATTGTGGATTATGGTTGGTGGCTCCGTATCGGCGGCATAGGAAAAAATGTGGGGGTCAAGTTCAGCAAAGATGGGTTGATCCGCACTGCGACCGGATTGATCAGCCGCGTGGATATAATATCTAATCGTGTCACCCGGGGAAAATCCCGTAAGCGTGGCGCCATATTCATTGTCCCACATGTGTTCCAAAATCTGAGTTTGCCAATTTCCCTGATTCACTTTATAACGGATAAAAACCGAATCCGCATAAACTGGTTGACCGCTGTGGGCTGTAACAGTCGCGCTGAAGGGCCACCACGCGCTGTGACCATATTCACCATGCAGGGGCTGGTGGCTGATATGAAGCATCTGGCGGTCCGGGATTTCGTGGGTGCGGCAGTGCAGGGCGTCCGTGGATTGCCAGGGCTCGGATCCAGAGGGAATTCCGATCACTTCATAGCCCGGCATGGCATCACGATAAACCTGGAGCGCCGCGTTGTCGTGGGTGCTGTTATTCATTGTGGGCACAAACACGCGTTTGTTCAAAATGAGGGAATTTGAATAGGGCTGATTTTGGGGAGTATTAACACGATAAACCTTGTAAGGATACCCCCAGGCGCAGTTTTGGGAGGCAAAATAAGCGGCGGTTTGCTCGATGGCGTTATACTGCGCGTGGCTGCTGGGAACGCTACGGATCAGGATTTTGTCTGGAGCCAGGAATTTTCCCCAGCAGTCGATGTGATCGATGTAGGTGTTGTTCGGATCCGGCACCACATGGTAATTTGTGATACCCATATAGTTCAGCATCGATTCGTTCACTTGATTCTGACCCAGGGAGCTGTTTTCGGTATAGGCGATGGTGGTTTGCGCGGCGGTATTGATGCCATCAGTCATGAAATTTCCACCAGTTTGGGTGATGTTCATTCCATAATATGGCATATCCAGATGGTTGGCAAGGATTTGGCCAACATTATTATCATTGGGTCGAGGCCGGTTATAACGAAAATCCACTGCGCCGAATTGGCCATCACCGTCAAAAATGAACCAGGGCGAATAATCCCGAGTCCAGTAGGAATCCGTGGGAGTAACCAAAAACGACAGGTTTGCCATATTCACTCCGGCATTGTTGAAAGCGTTCGTAGCGCTGTTTTGCGCGGAATTAGAGGAAACCAGGCAGATTACCTGGGCGGTGTTTGAAAGCTGTACCACCAGAGAAAGTGGGATGCCCAGAGGATAGCAGATCAAAACGTGGGAGGCGGGCTCGAATTCCGCAATGGGACGCACAGGTCCGCTGGGAGGCGGGGTCACAGAAAAGCGTGTTTCGTTTTTAGCAAGATCCCCAGGAAGGGTATGATGCGCGCAAAGCAGTATTGGCGCCAAAGCCAGCATCACAAGAGTGGTTAAAAGGATCAGCTTTGATTTGGTGTGCATTAAATTCTTTCTCCAAAATGTATTCCTGTGCCATTGGCTCGCAATTTTCAATCCTAAAACACAGATTTCTTTTTCAAAGCCACAGTTTATCAAGGTTTATCCATGGATTCCAGCCCGGTTCAGCAAAGGCGCCTGACCTGAATGGAAGTATCTGCGAACTGAAATCTTGCCAAAACACGAGCCCCAAGCTCAGATAGTGCTTGACAGAATTATTTGAAAAAAAATAGGTAGTTTTTAAAGGATGCCATATGAGAAAGAAACGCTTCTTAATCGTCGAGGAGTTGGTTCCTGCAAGCTTGACGAATATTCCAGAGAATCATAAAAAGCACTATTTGGACTTGGGATACCGTCCTTACAGAATGGGTGATGGCAAGGTAAAATGGCTTACGGAAGCCGGGAAAGCCTATAGTGAAACAAGAGGAGCAGCCCGCAACCGGATAAGCCTAAAAAAAGCTTCGCAAGAAAGCTACGGCAAATTGAGGCGTAAACGACGCCACAGACGGAATATATGGACTTTTTTGGCCGAATATTGGCCTTTCATCGTTATGGCAATCATAATTTTGATTATCCTATATATATACGTGTATTGATGTACAACTAAAATGGAGAATTGTGAATGAAAATAATGTTGACCAATGATGACGGGATTACAGCTCTCGGCATCAAGACACTGGCCAAGCATCTTGAAAACGCTGGGCATGAATTGATTACTGTGGCACCAGATAGTGAACGCAGTGCCGCTTCCCATTCCATCACCCTGCGCAAAGATTTAAGGCTCAAACAACTTTCTGAAAATGAATACAGCGTGGACGGAACCCCTGTTGATTGCGTTGTTTTGGCAACCCAAAAAATTTTGAATGATCCGCCCGACCTGGTGATTTCTGGCATAAACCGGGGGCAGAATATGGGTGAGGACGTACTTTATTCCGGAACCGTTGCGGCGGCACTGGAAGCCAGCCTTTTTGGCTACAGAGCGATTGCCGTTTCCATAAACTCATATCAAGGACAAAATTTTGACACCGCGGCAAGCTGGATGGTCCGTCTGCTGGAACTTGGAGTGGACGAACTCATCCCCGAACGCGGCATATTGAATATAAATTTTCCAAACGCCACGCCCAACGAAATCCGTGGCGTGAGGCTCACCACCACAGGACACCGCAAATATTACAACTTTGTGAGCGTGGTGGAAGAGCTGGACGACGGCTTTATCTACCGCATTGGGGGAGACATGCCAGATTGGGAAATCCAAAAAGGCACGGATGCCGAAGCGATTGAGAACAACTTTGTTTCCATCACACCTTTGGGCATCACTCTCACGAGTGGAGAAGCCTTCCCTGCCATTTTGGAATGGCTGGAAAGCAATTCATTATTGATGTTGGAGGCGCTGGATGCGGTTTGAGGACCAGCGCGAGCTTCTGGTGAAAGACCTCGCCAGGTCTGGAATCACCGATCAACGGGTTTTGGCGGCTTTTGCCAAAGTTCCCCGTGAAGCCTACGTTTTACCTCAATACGCGGATTACGCCTATCGCAACCAACCCCTTCCCATCGAACATGCCCAAACCATTTCCCAACCTTTGATGATTGCCATCATGCTCCAATTTTTGGAGCTTCAGGAAACCGATATTGTTATGGAAATTGGCACCGGCAGCGGCTATCAGAGCGCCCTTTTGGCGGAACTTGTCCACGAAGTTTGCACCATCGAAAGGCTGGAGGAACTGTCTTTAAAAGCTCAGACCAGCCTCCGCGAACAGGGCTATAAAAACATCCATTTTCGCATTGGAGACGGCGCGCAGGGCTGGCAAAAGGCTTTTCCACCCTTTTCCGAATTCGACAAAATCGTCGTGAGCGCGGCCGCCTCGGAAATACCGTCCCGTCTGCGGGAACAGCTCAAAGATGGTGGCATACTTGTGATTCCTGTGGGACAGGGATACTATCAGATTTTGAATAAAGTGCGGCGCAAATCCGATGACTTTGAGATTACCCAACATGGTGGCTGCACCTTTGTACCTCTGATAACACAATGAAGGAGAAGAACTTGGCATCTTTATTCCCGTCTTGGCTCAAAGCATTTTTTGCGGCGAAAGACAACCACAAAGAATTGCTGAAATACAGTTTGTTCAAAGACCTGGATTCCCATCAAAGGCGCATGGTGGGTGAACTTCTGCACAGTCGTGAATACAAAGCTGGAGACCTTATCTTCGAAGCTGGCCATCCGGCGGAAGTGATTTACTTCGTCGAGTCTGGTGAAATGGAACTCACCTATCCGCAGGCAGATACGGAACCAGTTCGTTTCGAGCCACCTGAGTTTGTTGGCATCTTTGATCACTTCGACACCCAAAAACGCCACGCCAGTGCAAAAGCTGCCACCGACCTCAAGCTTTTAGCCTTGCCAGTGAGCGATTTGCATGATCTTTGCAAACGGGACACCGCGCTGGGCGTGAAAGTCATGCGAGCCTGTTGCGAATATCTTGCTTCCCTTTGTGTGAAAAAAGAGGTCTTGCATAAAAGATGAACTGGCCCAAGCTCATATTTAACATTTTGATTTTGGCAGTGGTTGTCTTGGGACTGTTTTTCTACAGTTCCTTGATCACGCGCCTTCTTTTGGCGATGGTTCTGGCTTATTTGCTTGATCCAGCAGTCACTTGGATGGAGCATAAAAAAGTTCCGCGCTGGTTGAGTGTGATCATAGTTTATATTGTGGTCGCGGGGTTATTGACCTTGGCGATAGGGGTTTACGCGCCAAAAGTCATCAAGGAAGCCAACCAGTTTTTAGCACTTCTGAGCCAAACAGACCAGGCGCCGCTGGAATTAATCAAAGACCTGCCCATTGTGAGACCACTGCGGGATATTGTGACAAATTTAAACCACCGCGTACCCCAGATTGAGCTTTCAGACAAATTCGACCATTTACTGGAGCAAATTGTCGCCAGAGTGGGGGATTTTCCCCAGATGCTTGTTTCAAACTACCAACCCATTTTGGGAGCCTTGGCGATGATTTTTATGATTCCAATGTTCGGTTTTTTCCTGATTAGCGACAAAAAAAGAATCCGCCGCGGTTTGATGTCTCTCATTCCCAACAAATATTTTGAAATCAGCATCATCCTGATGCGAAAAGTGGACGAAAGCGTGGGTAACTATCTGCGCGCCGTGCTTTTGGAAATGCTGGCGGTGGGGGCGATGTCTTCCATCACACTCAGCGTTTTGGGAGTTCCCTATGCCATTGTGGTTGGCATCATTGCCGGCCTCACAAATGTGATTCCCTACATCGGACCCTGGCTGGGCGGAATTATCGCAGCGTTGGTCATCATCGTGAGCGGTTTGCCGCCCGTAAATATAATCTGGATGGGAATTGGAATGCTTGGGGTTCAGTTCGTGGACAACTATGTGGTCTATCCTGCCATCATCGGCAAAACCATGAAAATGCATCCCTTCCTTGTTATCTTGACAGTTTTGGCGGGTAGCTATTTTGGTGGTGTGATCTGGATGTTGATCTCTGTACCCTTGGTACACATGGTGTTTAGCCTGGTTTCGGCGCTACACAAAAACTTAAAAGAATTTCGTATAATCTGACTTGAGGTAATAAATGAGTCTTTTTGATAAATGTTACTCTTATCAAGACGCCAAACGCGCGGTTGCGGCTGGCTTTTACCCATATTTTAGGGAAATATCCTCCGAGCAGGATACCGAGGTAATCTGCAACGGACAAAAGATGTTGATGATGGGCTCAAACAGCTATTTGGGGCTCACGAACCACCCCAAGGTGAAAGAAGCCGCCATCGCCGCCCTGAAAAAATATGGCACTGGCTGCGCCGGATCCCGGTTTTTGAACGGAACTTTGGATATCCATATCCAGCTTGAGGAAGAGCTGGCGCGCCTGGTTGGCAAAGATGCCGCCCTGGCTTTTCCAACTGGCTACCAGGCAAACCTGGGCTGCATTTCCGCCATCGTGAACAAAGATGAATACATGATTACGGATAAATTCGATCATGCCTCCATCATCGATGGCTGCCTGCTTTCCCCGGGCACGATGCTGCGTTTTAACCACAACGACATGGCTTCCTTGGAACGCGCGCTCCAAAAGATTGAAGGAAAAAATAGCCTCATCATCGTGGACGGCATTTTTTCCATGGAAGGCGACATTGCCAAGCTCCCCGAGATTGTGGAGCTTGCCGAAAAGTATAATGCCAGCCTGATGGTGGATGAAGCTCATTCGCTTGGCGTGATGGGTAAAAAGGGCGCTGGCTCTGTGGAGCATTTTGGGCTCATAAAGCAGACGGGGCTCATCATGGGCACCTTCAGCAAATCTTTGGCCTCCGTGGGCGGTTTCATTGCCGCCGATGAGGATATCATCCACTATCTCAAGCATAAATCCCGTGCCCTCATCTTTTCAGCTTCCATGCCTCCAGCTTCCACTGCCAGCGTTTTGGCAGCTCTCAAGATTATGGAAGAAGAACCCGAAAGGCTTGCAAGGCTTTGGGAAATCACGCATTACATGTTGCGCGAATTCAAAAATATGGGTTACAACACCGGAGATTCCTGCACACCCGTGATTCCGCTGCATGTGGGCGAAATGATGGTCGCCTTCAATATGTGGAAACGTCTGGGCGATGAAGGCGTGTTCATCAATCCTGTCATTCCACCCGCCGTGCCGCCGAATTCATGTCTCATCCGCTGTTCATTTATGGCGACCCACACCAACGCGCAGCTTGATTTTGCCTTGGAAAAATTCCGCGTTATCGGAAAAGAGATGGGAATAATCTAAGCTCCAGCATCAGAA
Protein-coding regions in this window:
- a CDS encoding pyridoxal phosphate-dependent aminotransferase family protein codes for the protein MSLFDKCYSYQDAKRAVAAGFYPYFREISSEQDTEVICNGQKMLMMGSNSYLGLTNHPKVKEAAIAALKKYGTGCAGSRFLNGTLDIHIQLEEELARLVGKDAALAFPTGYQANLGCISAIVNKDEYMITDKFDHASIIDGCLLSPGTMLRFNHNDMASLERALQKIEGKNSLIIVDGIFSMEGDIAKLPEIVELAEKYNASLMVDEAHSLGVMGKKGAGSVEHFGLIKQTGLIMGTFSKSLASVGGFIAADEDIIHYLKHKSRALIFSASMPPASTASVLAALKIMEEEPERLARLWEITHYMLREFKNMGYNTGDSCTPVIPLHVGEMMVAFNMWKRLGDEGVFINPVIPPAVPPNSCLIRCSFMATHTNAQLDFALEKFRVIGKEMGII
- a CDS encoding T9SS type A sorting domain-containing protein, whose translation is MHTKSKLILLTTLVMLALAPILLCAHHTLPGDLAKNETRFSVTPPPSGPVRPIAEFEPASHVLICYPLGIPLSLVVQLSNTAQVICLVSSNSAQNSATNAFNNAGVNMANLSFLVTPTDSYWTRDYSPWFIFDGDGQFGAVDFRYNRPRPNDNNVGQILANHLDMPYYGMNITQTGGNFMTDGINTAAQTTIAYTENSSLGQNQVNESMLNYMGITNYHVVPDPNNTYIDHIDCWGKFLAPDKILIRSVPSSHAQYNAIEQTAAYFASQNCAWGYPYKVYRVNTPQNQPYSNSLILNKRVFVPTMNNSTHDNAALQVYRDAMPGYEVIGIPSGSEPWQSTDALHCRTHEIPDRQMLHISHQPLHGEYGHSAWWPFSATVTAHSGQPVYADSVFIRYKVNQGNWQTQILEHMWDNEYGATLTGFSPGDTIRYYIHAADQSGRSADQPIFAELDPHIFSYAADTEPPTIIHNPPTSIASGQHWFSATITDNIGISTVFLHYRTDEGETHSIPMMSNPEAPPDYWWVEIDLEFKPGDQYFYYQIEAWDNASPHNIAYYPFPGEWINVPIEPVSIYDDIIPEVQTSTLHVFPNPFVNGLSDYLTIEYRGNVKKGLLLNIFNNKGQLVYQENCPGSQANGVRFVWNRINSKREKVPNGVYFLRVSDGDNALTSKVLILN
- a CDS encoding cyclic nucleotide-binding domain-containing protein: MASLFPSWLKAFFAAKDNHKELLKYSLFKDLDSHQRRMVGELLHSREYKAGDLIFEAGHPAEVIYFVESGEMELTYPQADTEPVRFEPPEFVGIFDHFDTQKRHASAKAATDLKLLALPVSDLHDLCKRDTALGVKVMRACCEYLASLCVKKEVLHKR
- the surE gene encoding 5'/3'-nucleotidase SurE; this encodes MKIMLTNDDGITALGIKTLAKHLENAGHELITVAPDSERSAASHSITLRKDLRLKQLSENEYSVDGTPVDCVVLATQKILNDPPDLVISGINRGQNMGEDVLYSGTVAAALEASLFGYRAIAVSINSYQGQNFDTAASWMVRLLELGVDELIPERGILNINFPNATPNEIRGVRLTTTGHRKYYNFVSVVEELDDGFIYRIGGDMPDWEIQKGTDAEAIENNFVSITPLGITLTSGEAFPAILEWLESNSLLMLEALDAV
- a CDS encoding protein-L-isoaspartate(D-aspartate) O-methyltransferase — encoded protein: MRFEDQRELLVKDLARSGITDQRVLAAFAKVPREAYVLPQYADYAYRNQPLPIEHAQTISQPLMIAIMLQFLELQETDIVMEIGTGSGYQSALLAELVHEVCTIERLEELSLKAQTSLREQGYKNIHFRIGDGAQGWQKAFPPFSEFDKIVVSAAASEIPSRLREQLKDGGILVIPVGQGYYQILNKVRRKSDDFEITQHGGCTFVPLITQ
- a CDS encoding T9SS type A sorting domain-containing protein, with product MRKIILFFILLLSVICLNANSRAVARIDNPSPQDLNRFLTCDADIASYKPGQYLDLVLDSAEFQELLKDYPQLHITQTEEQLKQNLQPDRDIPGYRSYTQMTSELMQIQALYPNLVQVLDIGSSWGALYSAQGFDFYNNFNHQIWAVKLTANVYEEADKPAFYFVGEHHAREPISTEACMGILIHLTENYGFDPVVTEILDSTEIWIVPLLNPDGHKIVLQQTDVWWRKNLRDNNNNHSFDNQDYGYGVDGVDLNRNYSWHWGYASGTDDFNSPVHHGPNPFSEPEVQAFKELLLSKRFLAGISYHTYGQYVLYPYGYVEGIAAPDQTEIVALANQLASFMPAEGGGFYNAMPSWQLYPTSGGSDDWIYGETGAFSYTVEMSTQFIPPASQIPQIVQQQVNAAVALLLRKDRKILTGTITDAESGEPLAATILVDGIDDQAVYRKPIVSDAQTGRYHYLLPAGSHRVHFILPGWESQSLDVLISENEPTLMDVALIPAQTVELSILTQDDFFDPLPFATVIFEDLENWVFTSDFDGYIHIPDFHPGTYRLQASKPGFENLRLQREIQGGTITLRLTEEAVFHDGFEYNLNNWVTTGSWNRTNSTSYNDSFCLTDSPNGNYQTDQNTSCRLAYPFNLQGVQNADLQFWLKRSLALDGDNLIVEASRYGTDWTVLGFYEGSAGWELQSYSLNSFLGDQLYIRFRLYTTGFSSADGVYIDDVKLFANGDVTSNNDFLNPPARLSLTAVPNPFSTSCTFFIKNEAATPSATLSIYNVRGQKVWDFTLENLAKGEHELGWDGCDNNGRKLPNGLYFTRFNGSNSSQATSKIILLK
- a CDS encoding AI-2E family transporter — protein: MNWPKLIFNILILAVVVLGLFFYSSLITRLLLAMVLAYLLDPAVTWMEHKKVPRWLSVIIVYIVVAGLLTLAIGVYAPKVIKEANQFLALLSQTDQAPLELIKDLPIVRPLRDIVTNLNHRVPQIELSDKFDHLLEQIVARVGDFPQMLVSNYQPILGALAMIFMIPMFGFFLISDKKRIRRGLMSLIPNKYFEISIILMRKVDESVGNYLRAVLLEMLAVGAMSSITLSVLGVPYAIVVGIIAGLTNVIPYIGPWLGGIIAALVIIVSGLPPVNIIWMGIGMLGVQFVDNYVVYPAIIGKTMKMHPFLVILTVLAGSYFGGVIWMLISVPLVHMVFSLVSALHKNLKEFRII